The following coding sequences lie in one Cupriavidus taiwanensis LMG 19424 genomic window:
- a CDS encoding IS5 family transposase gives MKQTDLGLNLSTKRTRKREFLDEMNRVVPWADLVMLIAPYAPEGKRGRPPFAVEAMLRIHFLQQWFGLSDPAMEEALHDVPLYREFAGLDNWTVRLPDESTILRFRHLLEKHKLAAQILALVNDILRDKGLMLRAGTVVDATLISAPSSTKNGSGERDPEMHQSKKGNQWYFGMKAHIGVDAESGLVHTVRGTAGKVNDVVEGNSLLHGEETDAFGDAGYQGVEKRPDARAGVNWHVAMKPGKRRVLDQSKPLGALVDQVERIKAGIRAKVEHPFRVIKRQFGYTKVRYRGLRKNTAQLMTLFALSNLWMARGKLLAAGA, from the coding sequence ATGAAACAAACTGACCTTGGACTGAACTTGTCGACCAAGCGCACCCGCAAGCGCGAATTCCTGGACGAGATGAACCGTGTGGTGCCATGGGCCGATCTGGTGATGCTGATCGCTCCGTACGCCCCGGAAGGCAAGCGCGGCCGTCCCCCGTTCGCGGTCGAGGCAATGCTGCGCATCCACTTCCTTCAGCAATGGTTCGGCCTGTCGGACCCGGCGATGGAAGAAGCGCTGCACGACGTGCCGCTGTATCGGGAGTTCGCCGGGCTGGACAACTGGACGGTGAGGCTGCCCGACGAGAGCACCATCCTGCGGTTCCGTCACCTGCTGGAGAAGCACAAGCTGGCCGCTCAGATCCTCGCGCTGGTCAACGACATCCTTCGCGACAAGGGATTGATGCTGCGCGCGGGCACGGTGGTGGACGCGACACTGATCAGCGCACCGAGTTCGACCAAGAATGGGTCGGGCGAACGCGACCCAGAGATGCACCAGAGCAAGAAAGGAAACCAGTGGTATTTCGGCATGAAAGCGCACATTGGCGTGGACGCCGAAAGCGGGCTGGTGCACACGGTGCGGGGCACGGCGGGCAAGGTCAACGACGTGGTTGAGGGCAACAGCCTGCTGCATGGCGAGGAAACCGACGCGTTCGGCGATGCGGGCTATCAGGGCGTGGAGAAGCGTCCGGACGCGCGGGCGGGCGTGAACTGGCACGTAGCGATGAAGCCAGGCAAACGTCGCGTCCTGGACCAAAGCAAACCACTTGGCGCGCTCGTCGATCAGGTCGAGCGAATCAAGGCGGGCATCCGGGCCAAGGTCGAGCATCCGTTCCGGGTCATCAAGCGGCAGTTCGGCTACACCAAGGTCCGCTATCGAGGGCTGAGGAAGAACACCGCGCAACTCATGACCTTGTTCGCACTGTCCAACTTGTGGATGGCGCGCGGCAAACTGCTGGCTGCCGGGGCATGA
- a CDS encoding adenylyl-sulfate kinase codes for MIQGLPGSGKTTLARMLLDLIPTASWVNADFVRDNINRDLTFSFVHRIEHARRMAEIANLTLNYGANDHCIVDFVCPTTETRRAFLGAAKYPVYTVFMNTITADESRFADTRKMYEVPTDYAFRVSGYKTAQELRDVARTIHLVLLSRSPSLSLTKLRRSL; via the coding sequence ATGATTCAAGGCCTTCCGGGATCTGGCAAGACTACACTTGCTAGAATGCTTTTGGATTTAATTCCGACAGCCAGCTGGGTTAATGCGGATTTTGTTCGGGATAATATAAATCGTGACTTGACGTTTAGTTTTGTGCACCGAATCGAGCACGCTCGTCGTATGGCGGAAATCGCCAATCTGACGCTAAACTACGGTGCGAACGACCATTGCATTGTGGATTTTGTTTGTCCCACAACGGAAACGCGGAGAGCCTTTCTGGGGGCGGCAAAGTACCCAGTCTACACCGTGTTCATGAACACGATAACTGCTGACGAGTCTAGATTTGCAGATACGCGCAAAATGTATGAGGTTCCCACAGATTACGCGTTTCGGGTGAGCGGATATAAGACGGCGCAGGAATTGAGGGACGTTGCACGTACAATTCACTTGGTACTCCTAAGCAGATCCCCAAGTTTGTCGTTGACTAAACTCAGGCGGAGTCTTTGA
- a CDS encoding aminotransferase class III-fold pyridoxal phosphate-dependent enzyme: protein MRTGSCATEAAVRIARRRTGQPIILTAGFHGWHDIFQRYPWSDDSTAKDHYIQDFQYDLDILQQMLSWNRGKVAGIVVTPEPSVFPPELLHQSARMAMLHGALLIVDEVLCGLRYADGGYCQAHRVPADLITLSEGLAQGIGLSAVIGTADAMSGADGVYLGNTYLRENRAFVAANLTQQIFEEDGIVARLADSGAVLKRLFHESFASFGIPARVLGSDAMFDIVMPSQRHGSAFVRRCLQYGIYTGYPATYMSNISMGNTFFSTLQEALKGALADYCKDEDMTARVTDRSMIEYCWRAFRATANTCLSNKTYWAQL from the coding sequence TTGAGGACCGGATCTTGTGCAACGGAGGCAGCTGTCCGCATCGCACGACGTCGAACCGGTCAACCAATTATCCTAACAGCCGGTTTTCACGGTTGGCATGACATCTTCCAACGGTACCCGTGGTCTGACGATTCTACAGCCAAAGACCATTACATCCAGGACTTTCAGTATGACTTAGATATCTTGCAGCAGATGTTGAGTTGGAACAGAGGCAAAGTCGCCGGAATTGTAGTCACGCCAGAGCCATCGGTCTTTCCTCCGGAGTTACTCCACCAAAGCGCTAGAATGGCTATGCTGCATGGAGCGCTTTTGATCGTTGACGAGGTGCTTTGCGGACTTCGTTACGCCGACGGTGGTTACTGCCAAGCACACCGGGTCCCGGCCGACCTGATTACCTTGTCCGAAGGACTCGCACAGGGAATTGGCCTTTCTGCGGTTATTGGTACGGCCGATGCCATGTCCGGGGCGGATGGTGTTTATCTTGGCAACACCTACTTACGTGAAAATCGAGCCTTCGTAGCTGCTAATCTAACGCAGCAAATTTTCGAAGAAGATGGCATTGTAGCTCGCTTGGCGGATAGCGGCGCAGTGCTCAAGAGGTTGTTCCACGAGTCGTTCGCTAGCTTCGGAATACCCGCGCGTGTCTTAGGAAGCGACGCCATGTTCGATATTGTCATGCCTTCGCAAAGACATGGAAGTGCATTTGTCCGACGGTGCCTTCAATACGGTATATACACAGGCTACCCGGCAACTTACATGAGCAATATTTCCATGGGCAACACATTCTTCAGCACTTTACAAGAGGCGCTGAAGGGTGCGCTCGCGGACTACTGCAAAGACGAAGATATGACCGCGCGGGTTACAGATAGATCCATGATCGAATACTGTTGGCGAGCGTTTCGCGCGACAGCGAACACTTGCCTCTCCAACAAGACTTATTGGGCACAATTATGA
- a CDS encoding IS5 family transposase, translating into MRGADTFTGSLFTMRRLEDFVPQSHPLRSIRTMANQALVKMDRLFAQMYEADIKGGRPSIAPEKLLRAMLLQVLYSIRSERQLMEQTQYNLLFRWFIGLSMDDSVWVPTVFTKNRERLIKHDAVIQFFNEVLAIAQKKNWLSGEHFSVDGTLIQAWAGHKSFVRKDGDDQDDDAGGNFKGRKRSNETHESKTDPDAKLYRKGKTSSELRYMGHTLSDNRHGLVVSAMVTKADGHAEREAAKVMLNDARQVIEDLNVEVTVGADKGYDAHEFIEACLEMKVTPHVAQNTSGRRSAVPDAIASSAGYAVSQQKRKLIEQGFGWVKTVGRMRQVMVRGLKKVDQMFVLSMAAYHIVRMRSLGQIRPQLQ; encoded by the coding sequence ATGCGCGGCGCAGATACCTTCACGGGAAGCTTGTTCACTATGCGGAGGCTGGAGGATTTCGTGCCGCAGTCCCATCCGCTGCGCTCGATCCGGACTATGGCCAACCAGGCGCTGGTGAAGATGGACCGGCTGTTCGCGCAGATGTACGAGGCCGATATCAAGGGTGGCCGCCCCAGTATCGCGCCGGAGAAGTTGCTGCGGGCCATGCTGCTGCAGGTGCTCTACAGCATTCGCTCTGAGCGCCAGCTCATGGAGCAGACGCAATACAACCTGCTGTTTCGCTGGTTCATCGGGCTGTCGATGGACGACTCAGTTTGGGTGCCCACGGTCTTCACCAAGAACCGCGAGCGACTGATCAAGCATGATGCGGTGATCCAGTTTTTCAACGAGGTGCTGGCCATCGCGCAGAAGAAGAACTGGCTGTCGGGTGAGCACTTCAGCGTGGACGGCACGCTGATACAGGCGTGGGCAGGCCACAAGAGCTTCGTGCGCAAGGATGGCGACGACCAAGACGATGACGCCGGCGGCAACTTCAAAGGTCGCAAGCGCAGCAACGAGACACACGAATCCAAGACCGATCCCGATGCCAAGCTCTACCGCAAGGGCAAGACATCCAGTGAGCTGCGCTACATGGGTCATACCCTGAGCGACAACCGCCATGGCCTGGTGGTTAGCGCCATGGTGACCAAGGCGGACGGACACGCCGAGCGGGAGGCCGCAAAGGTCATGCTTAACGATGCCAGGCAGGTGATTGAAGACCTGAATGTGGAAGTCACCGTGGGCGCGGACAAGGGCTATGACGCGCACGAGTTCATTGAGGCCTGCCTGGAAATGAAGGTGACGCCCCACGTGGCGCAGAACACATCGGGTCGTCGCTCGGCCGTTCCTGATGCCATTGCTTCCAGCGCCGGTTATGCCGTCTCGCAACAAAAGCGCAAGCTGATCGAACAGGGCTTCGGGTGGGTCAAGACCGTGGGGCGCATGCGTCAGGTGATGGTGCGCGGTCTGAAGAAAGTCGATCAGATGTTTGTGCTGAGCATGGCCGCCTACCACATCGTGCGCATGCGCTCGCTGGGACAAATCCGTCCGCAGTTGCAGTAA
- the tnpB gene encoding IS66 family insertion sequence element accessory protein TnpB (TnpB, as the term is used for proteins encoded by IS66 family insertion elements, is considered an accessory protein, since TnpC, encoded by a neighboring gene, is a DDE family transposase.), which translates to MFRFDEGLKVYLHREAVDFRKSINGLSALVEQSLGLDPFAQAVYVFRNRRADRIKLLGWDRNGYWLFLKRLEADRFAWPRGAAVATLSVEQLHWLLDGIDISAVQRHPPRHYQRAV; encoded by the coding sequence ATGTTCCGCTTCGACGAAGGGCTGAAGGTCTACCTGCACCGGGAAGCTGTGGATTTCCGCAAGAGTATCAATGGTCTGTCGGCGCTGGTCGAGCAGTCGCTGGGGCTCGATCCGTTCGCACAAGCGGTCTACGTGTTTCGCAATCGACGAGCCGATAGGATCAAGCTGCTTGGCTGGGACCGGAACGGATATTGGCTCTTTTTGAAACGACTTGAGGCAGACCGTTTTGCTTGGCCGCGTGGGGCGGCAGTGGCGACGCTCTCGGTCGAGCAACTTCACTGGCTGCTGGACGGCATCGACATCAGTGCCGTCCAGCGGCACCCGCCGCGACATTACCAACGGGCCGTGTGA
- the tnpA gene encoding IS66-like element accessory protein TnpA, translating to MITDDIDVDCFPLRVVRVRRNGKRDYEPVAKRRLIELCLRPGASVAGMALKAQVNANQLRKWIRLHRESRAVEHGSLAAFVPVVQGIRSPEVEAVVTAPRRTTAVAVEPQPQPSRSVALLSAKLPNGVAIELACGERDGELVKAMIEALGAS from the coding sequence ATGATCACTGACGATATTGATGTTGACTGCTTTCCACTGCGAGTAGTGCGTGTCCGGCGCAATGGGAAACGCGATTACGAGCCGGTGGCCAAGCGGCGTTTGATTGAGCTGTGTCTTCGGCCTGGCGCATCGGTGGCAGGCATGGCGCTCAAGGCTCAAGTCAATGCCAATCAACTGCGCAAATGGATTCGGCTGCATCGGGAATCGAGGGCAGTGGAACACGGTTCGCTGGCGGCGTTCGTGCCGGTTGTTCAGGGAATCCGATCCCCTGAAGTCGAAGCTGTGGTCACTGCGCCGCGTCGCACGACGGCCGTGGCAGTTGAACCGCAACCTCAGCCGTCGCGATCAGTCGCGCTGCTGAGTGCGAAGTTGCCAAACGGCGTAGCGATTGAGCTCGCATGCGGTGAGCGTGACGGTGAACTCGTAAAGGCGATGATCGAAGCGTTGGGGGCGAGCTGA
- a CDS encoding IS4 family transposase, translated as MSNESGAWVDEEFESLDLGDPGRDRRAKELLKRFAALPTASIPGACDDWSQTIAAYRFLGNEQIDWRDVMQPHWERTAARAAQFPVVLCIADTTELNFNGQEIDGLGPLTYEAQRGMFLHPTYAVTPDREPLGVIDAWMWAREPKDADGNRGGIKESVRWIEGYERVAEQAALLPQTRLVYMTDREGDIAELMARAQELGQPADWLIRSQHNRNLAEGGKLWDSVDASPVLGEITFILPGRAGQKAREVKQELRAQRMKLPGLVGAEFTCVAAREIEAPAGVKPVVWRLVTNREAQDADAVNKLVEWYRARWEIEMFFHVLKTGCKVEALQLSHMDRVERALALYMVVAWRIARLMRLGRTCPDLDASLFFDADEIRGAYVLSKKARPKTPVTLNHMIRLVASLGGFLGRKNDGEPGAKTIWIGMQRTMDAALTIQTLREES; from the coding sequence ATGAGCAACGAGTCGGGGGCATGGGTGGACGAGGAATTCGAGAGTCTGGATCTTGGTGATCCGGGGCGGGATCGGCGCGCCAAGGAGCTGCTCAAGCGGTTTGCGGCTCTGCCGACGGCGAGCATCCCCGGCGCATGCGATGACTGGTCGCAAACCATCGCGGCATATCGGTTTCTCGGCAATGAGCAGATCGATTGGCGGGACGTAATGCAGCCGCATTGGGAGCGCACTGCAGCGAGGGCCGCGCAGTTTCCGGTGGTGCTGTGCATCGCTGATACAACCGAATTGAACTTTAATGGCCAGGAGATCGACGGGCTGGGTCCGTTGACCTATGAAGCCCAGCGGGGCATGTTTTTGCATCCGACCTACGCGGTGACGCCTGACCGCGAGCCGCTGGGGGTGATCGATGCCTGGATGTGGGCTCGGGAGCCCAAGGACGCCGATGGCAACCGGGGCGGGATCAAGGAAAGCGTACGCTGGATTGAAGGATATGAACGGGTTGCGGAGCAAGCCGCGCTATTGCCGCAGACACGGCTGGTGTATATGACAGACCGCGAGGGTGATATTGCCGAGTTGATGGCGCGCGCCCAGGAACTTGGCCAACCGGCCGACTGGTTGATCCGCAGCCAACACAACCGCAACCTGGCCGAGGGCGGCAAGTTGTGGGATAGCGTCGACGCCAGCCCGGTACTCGGGGAAATCACCTTTATCTTGCCAGGGCGAGCAGGCCAGAAGGCGCGCGAGGTCAAACAGGAACTACGCGCCCAGCGTATGAAGCTGCCGGGTCTGGTCGGAGCGGAGTTCACCTGTGTGGCGGCAAGGGAGATCGAAGCGCCCGCAGGCGTCAAGCCAGTGGTTTGGCGATTGGTGACGAACCGAGAAGCGCAGGACGCTGATGCGGTCAACAAACTTGTTGAATGGTATCGGGCAAGGTGGGAGATCGAGATGTTCTTCCATGTCCTGAAGACCGGCTGCAAGGTCGAGGCGCTACAGCTATCGCACATGGATCGTGTGGAGCGGGCCTTGGCGTTGTATATGGTGGTGGCATGGCGCATTGCCCGCCTGATGCGGTTGGGCAGAACCTGTCCGGATCTGGATGCGTCGCTGTTCTTCGATGCCGACGAGATTCGGGGGGCATACGTGCTCTCCAAGAAAGCTCGCCCGAAGACACCGGTCACACTCAATCACATGATTCGGTTGGTTGCTTCCCTGGGCGGGTTCCTTGGGCGGAAGAACGATGGCGAGCCCGGCGCCAAGACGATCTGGATCGGCATGCAGCGAACCATGGACGCCGCGCTCACTATTCAAACACTGAGGGAAGAGTCATGA
- a CDS encoding cation diffusion facilitator family transporter, translating to MRPELPENDARRPTDAQARYSAGWRSTLVSVAVNIGLTIAQGAAGIISGSQALIADAAHSLSDLLSDFVVLAAGAQSSKDPDADHQYGHLRFETAASLVLGVLLLTAAAGMLWAALGKLQHPAGPQPVQPMALWVAVVALASKELLFRYMLAVARRVRSSMLVANAWHAHSDAASSLVVALGIAGNLLGYHSLDPIAAMVVALMVARMGLRFSWDALNDLMDRAADKVTVADIRATMLGTPGVLGLHDLRTRKMGDQVLVDVHLEVEATLTVAQGHAIAVDARRRTMEHHRVLNVMTHVDPVYFTKTLKAE from the coding sequence ATGCGTCCCGAACTACCCGAAAACGACGCCAGAAGGCCGACTGACGCACAGGCGCGTTACAGCGCCGGTTGGCGCAGCACGCTTGTCAGCGTGGCGGTCAATATCGGCCTGACCATCGCCCAGGGGGCGGCCGGCATCATCTCCGGCTCGCAGGCGCTGATTGCCGACGCCGCACATTCGCTGTCCGACCTACTTTCAGACTTTGTCGTACTGGCCGCCGGAGCGCAAAGCAGCAAGGATCCGGATGCCGATCACCAGTATGGACACCTGCGGTTCGAGACAGCAGCGTCGCTGGTCCTGGGTGTGCTGCTGCTGACGGCGGCGGCGGGCATGCTGTGGGCAGCACTGGGCAAGCTGCAGCATCCCGCCGGGCCACAGCCGGTTCAGCCAATGGCACTTTGGGTGGCAGTGGTCGCGCTGGCATCCAAGGAGTTGCTGTTCCGCTACATGCTGGCCGTGGCGCGGCGGGTCCGTTCGAGCATGCTGGTAGCCAATGCCTGGCATGCGCACTCGGATGCGGCTTCATCGTTGGTGGTGGCGCTTGGCATCGCCGGCAACCTGCTCGGCTATCACAGCCTCGACCCGATCGCGGCAATGGTAGTGGCGCTGATGGTCGCGCGCATGGGACTGCGCTTCAGTTGGGACGCTCTAAATGACCTGATGGACCGCGCCGCCGACAAAGTAACCGTCGCCGACATTCGCGCCACCATGCTGGGCACGCCCGGCGTGCTCGGCTTGCACGACCTGCGCACCCGCAAGATGGGCGACCAGGTGCTCGTTGATGTCCATCTTGAAGTCGAGGCCACGCTGACAGTGGCACAGGGCCATGCGATTGCCGTCGATGCCCGGCGGCGCACGATGGAGCACCATCGCGTACTCAACGTTATGACTCACGTCGACCCGGTTTACTTTACGAAAACCCTCAAGGCAGAATAG
- a CDS encoding IS4 family transposase — translation MSNESGAWVDEEFESLDLGDPRRDRRAKELLKRFAALPTASIPGACDDWSQTIAAYRFLGNEQIDWRDVMQPHWERTAARAAQFPVVLCIADTTELNFNGQEIDGLGPLTYEAQRGMFLHPTYAVTPDREPLGVIDAWMWAREPKDADGNRGGIKESVRWIEGYERVAEQAALLPQTRLVYMTDREGDIAELMARAQELGQPADWLIRSQHNRNLAEGGKLWDSVDASPVLGEITFILPGRAGQKAREVKQELRAQRMKLPGLVGAEFTCVAAREIEAPAGVKPVVWRLVTNREAQDADAVNELVEWYRARWEIEMFFHVLKTGCKVEALQLSHMDRVERALALYMVVAWRIARLMRLGRTCPDLDASLFFDADEIRGAYVLSKKARPKTPVTLNHMIRLVASLGGFLGRKNDGEPGAKTIWIGMQRTMDAALTIQTLREES, via the coding sequence ATGAGCAACGAGTCGGGGGCATGGGTGGACGAGGAATTCGAGAGTCTGGATCTTGGTGATCCGCGGCGGGATCGGCGCGCCAAGGAGCTGCTCAAGCGGTTTGCGGCTCTGCCGACGGCGAGCATCCCCGGCGCATGCGATGACTGGTCGCAAACCATCGCGGCATATCGGTTTCTCGGCAATGAGCAGATCGATTGGCGGGACGTAATGCAGCCGCATTGGGAGCGCACTGCAGCGAGGGCCGCGCAGTTTCCGGTGGTGCTGTGCATCGCTGATACAACCGAATTGAACTTTAATGGCCAGGAGATCGACGGGCTGGGTCCGTTGACCTATGAAGCCCAGCGGGGCATGTTTTTGCATCCGACCTACGCGGTGACGCCTGACCGCGAGCCGCTGGGGGTGATCGATGCCTGGATGTGGGCTCGGGAGCCCAAGGACGCCGATGGCAACCGGGGCGGGATCAAGGAAAGCGTACGCTGGATTGAAGGATATGAACGGGTTGCGGAGCAAGCCGCGCTATTGCCGCAGACACGGCTGGTGTATATGACAGACCGCGAGGGTGATATTGCCGAGTTGATGGCGCGCGCCCAGGAACTTGGCCAACCGGCCGACTGGTTGATCCGCAGCCAACACAACCGCAACCTGGCCGAGGGCGGCAAGTTGTGGGATAGCGTCGACGCCAGCCCGGTACTCGGGGAAATCACCTTTATCTTGCCAGGGCGAGCAGGCCAGAAGGCGCGCGAGGTCAAACAGGAACTACGCGCCCAGCGTATGAAGCTGCCGGGTCTGGTCGGAGCGGAGTTCACCTGTGTGGCGGCAAGGGAGATCGAAGCGCCCGCAGGCGTCAAGCCAGTGGTTTGGCGATTGGTGACGAACCGAGAAGCGCAGGACGCTGATGCGGTCAACGAACTTGTTGAATGGTATCGGGCAAGGTGGGAGATCGAGATGTTCTTCCATGTCCTGAAGACCGGCTGCAAGGTCGAGGCGCTACAGCTATCGCACATGGATCGTGTGGAGCGGGCCTTGGCGTTGTATATGGTGGTGGCATGGCGCATTGCCCGCCTGATGCGGTTGGGCAGAACCTGTCCGGATCTGGATGCGTCGCTGTTCTTCGATGCCGACGAGATTCGGGGGGCATACGTGCTCTCCAAGAAAGCTCGCCCGAAGACACCGGTCACACTCAATCACATGATTCGGTTGGTTGCTTCCCTGGGCGGGTTCCTTGGGCGGAAGAACGATGGCGAGCCCGGCGCCAAGACGATCTGGATCGGCATGCAGCGAACCATGGACGCCGCGCTCACTATTCAAACACTGAGGGAAGAGTCATGA
- a CDS encoding IS5 family transposase codes for MRGADTFTESLFTMRRLEDFVPQSHPLRSIRTMANQALVKMDRLFAQMYEADIKGGRPSIAPEKLLRAMLLQVLYSIRSERQLMEQTQYNLLFRWFIGLSMDDSVWVPTVFTKNRERLIKHDAVIQFFNEVLAIAQKKNWLSGEHFSVDGTLIQAWAGHKSFVRKDGDDQDDDAGGNFKGRKRSNETHESKTDPDAKLYRKGKTSSELRYMGHTLSDNRHGLVVSAMVTKADGHAEREAAKVMLNDARQVIEDLNVEVTVGADKGYDAHEFIEACLEMKVTPHVAQNTSGRRSAVADAIASSAGYAVSQQKRKLIEQGFGWVKTVGRMRQVMVRGLKKVDQMFVLSMAAYHLVRMRSLGQIRPQLQ; via the coding sequence ATGCGCGGCGCAGATACCTTCACGGAAAGCTTGTTCACTATGCGGAGGCTGGAGGATTTCGTGCCGCAGTCCCATCCGCTGCGCTCGATCCGGACTATGGCCAACCAGGCGCTGGTGAAGATGGACCGGCTGTTCGCGCAGATGTACGAGGCCGATATCAAGGGTGGCCGCCCCAGTATCGCGCCGGAGAAGTTGCTGCGGGCCATGCTGCTGCAGGTGCTCTACAGCATTCGCTCTGAGCGCCAGCTCATGGAGCAGACGCAATACAACCTGCTGTTTCGCTGGTTCATCGGGCTGTCGATGGACGACTCAGTTTGGGTGCCCACGGTCTTCACCAAGAACCGCGAGCGACTGATCAAGCATGATGCGGTGATCCAGTTTTTCAACGAGGTGCTGGCCATCGCGCAGAAGAAGAACTGGCTGTCGGGTGAGCACTTCAGCGTGGACGGCACGCTGATACAGGCGTGGGCAGGCCACAAGAGCTTCGTGCGCAAGGATGGCGACGACCAAGACGATGACGCCGGCGGCAACTTCAAAGGTCGCAAGCGCAGCAACGAGACACACGAATCCAAGACCGATCCCGATGCCAAGCTCTACCGCAAGGGCAAGACATCCAGTGAGCTGCGCTACATGGGTCATACCCTGAGCGACAACCGCCATGGCCTGGTGGTTAGCGCCATGGTGACCAAGGCGGACGGACACGCCGAGCGGGAGGCCGCAAAGGTCATGCTTAACGATGCCAGGCAGGTGATTGAAGACCTGAATGTGGAAGTCACCGTGGGCGCGGACAAGGGCTATGACGCGCACGAGTTCATTGAGGCCTGCCTGGAAATGAAGGTGACGCCCCACGTGGCGCAGAACACATCGGGTCGTCGCTCGGCCGTTGCTGATGCCATTGCTTCCAGCGCCGGTTATGCCGTCTCGCAACAAAAGCGCAAGCTGATCGAACAGGGCTTCGGGTGGGTCAAGACCGTGGGGCGCATGCGTCAGGTGATGGTGCGCGGTCTGAAGAAAGTCGATCAGATGTTTGTGCTGAGCATGGCCGCCTACCACCTCGTGCGCATGCGCTCGCTGGGACAAATCCGTCCGCAGTTGCAGTAA
- the istB gene encoding IS21-like element helper ATPase IstB: protein MANLCGQLKLDRVALEWGSLAQRVATEDASLADFLERLLNTEVAAREERKRQVLTKLATLPSVRTLEQYDFGFASGAPRMQIQELGSLAFIERAENVVLLGPSGVGKTHLATALAYRATQAGIKSRFLTAADLMMQLATARQQGRLREYFNRAVMGPRLLVVDEIGYLTFGREEANLFFNVVAKRYERGSMVLTSNLPFAQWATAFADDQTLTAAMLDRLLHHAHIVQITGESYRLKDKRRAGQTNGRAAAKAAG, encoded by the coding sequence ATTGCCAACCTGTGCGGCCAGCTCAAACTAGACCGCGTGGCGCTGGAGTGGGGGTCGCTGGCACAGCGGGTGGCGACCGAGGACGCCAGTCTGGCCGACTTCCTGGAGCGGCTGCTCAACACCGAGGTTGCCGCCCGCGAGGAGCGCAAGCGTCAGGTGCTGACCAAGCTGGCGACACTGCCGTCGGTAAGGACGCTGGAGCAGTACGACTTCGGCTTCGCCAGCGGCGCACCGCGCATGCAGATACAGGAGTTGGGCAGCCTGGCGTTTATCGAGCGCGCCGAGAACGTTGTGCTGCTCGGGCCGTCCGGCGTCGGCAAGACACATCTGGCGACGGCGCTGGCCTATCGCGCGACGCAGGCTGGCATCAAGAGCCGCTTCCTGACGGCGGCTGACCTGATGATGCAACTAGCGACTGCGCGGCAGCAGGGGCGGCTGCGCGAGTACTTCAATCGGGCCGTGATGGGACCCAGGTTATTGGTGGTCGACGAAATCGGCTACCTGACGTTCGGGCGGGAAGAGGCGAACCTGTTCTTCAATGTCGTCGCCAAGCGCTACGAGCGGGGTTCGATGGTGTTGACCAGCAACCTGCCGTTTGCGCAATGGGCGACCGCCTTTGCCGACGACCAGACGCTAACGGCGGCGATGCTCGACCGGCTCCTGCATCACGCCCATATCGTGCAGATTACAGGGGAAAGCTACCGGCTCAAGGACAAGCGCCGGGCAGGTCAAACGAACGGCCGAGCCGCCGCCAAGGCGGCTGGCTGA